TCGACGGCCGTCTCGAGCATGTGCGGGCGCACGGGCTTGGGCAGGAAACGGTAGATCTGCGCCTGGTTGATCAGCTCGATCAGCTGCTTGGTATCGTGGAACCACGCCAGCACGACCGTGACCAGGTGCGGCGCATGCCGCTTGAGCGTCTTGAGCGCCAGCGTGATGTCGGCACCGCCCAGCTTCACGTCGGAGACGACCACGCCCACCTTTTCGCGTTCGATGATCTCGAACGCCGCATCCAGATTGTTGGCCCAGTGGACCCGTACGCGACGGCCCAGCGCACCTTCGATCAGCTTAAAGACTTCTTCGCTGTCGTCGATCACCAGCAGGTCAGCGTTGGGCGCCTTGTTGTCGGTGGCGACGGCGACCGGGTGGCGCGACTGCTCGAAGAGCTCGTTGGCAATCGAGGCGGCCTGGTCAATCGTCTTGCGGAACTCATCCGCATCCCACGGCTTGGAGATAAAACGGAAGATCTCGCCGTCGTTGATCGAACCGACGATGGCGGCCAGATC
This genomic stretch from Tahibacter amnicola harbors:
- a CDS encoding response regulator; translation: MPEKPTIVCIDDEERIVRSLNILLKTAYNVIATTNPREVLDVVKRERVHVVVSDQRMPEVTGVDLLREVRAISPLTMRVLLTGYSDLAAIVGSINDGEIFRFISKPWDADEFRKTIDQAASIANELFEQSRHPVAVATDNKAPNADLLVIDDSEEVFKLIEGALGRRVRVHWANNLDAAFEIIEREKVGVVVSDVKLGGADITLALKTLKRHAPHLVTVVLAWFHDTKQLIELINQAQIYRFLPKPVRPHMLETAVDSAMARYRQLSASPVLAKAHVVESSGAEETTGSFSSRVVSFFQRIRERARA